A single genomic interval of Saccharospirillum mangrovi harbors:
- a CDS encoding YhbY family RNA-binding protein, with protein MSLNQEQKKRYRAIGHDLNPLVTIAEKGLTESVLAEIDRALRDHELIKIKVNLADRDEKKAAIASVCEQLDAILVQSIGHVALLLRQEDKPNPKLSNLLRANAKR; from the coding sequence ATGAGTTTGAATCAGGAACAGAAAAAACGCTACCGGGCCATCGGTCACGACCTCAACCCGCTGGTCACCATCGCCGAAAAAGGGCTGACCGAATCCGTATTGGCGGAAATTGACCGGGCGCTGCGCGATCACGAACTGATCAAGATTAAAGTGAACCTGGCCGACCGCGACGAAAAGAAAGCCGCCATCGCGTCTGTCTGTGAACAGTTAGACGCCATTCTGGTGCAATCCATCGGCCACGTTGCTTTGTTACTGCGTCAGGAAGACAAACCGAATCCGAAACTGTCAAATTTGCTGAGAGCAAATGCAAAACGCTGA
- a CDS encoding ATP-binding cassette domain-containing protein has product MSFQLHQFSVLLHQTPLFAPLDVSLEAGDIATVMGPSGSGKSTLLAAICGTLLPAFSSQGQMRLNGHDLAALPVEARGVGILFQDDLLFPHLDVYHNLAFALPSRLTKGERRSQIESALTNAGLSGQGKRDVATLSGGQRARVSLLRTLLAEPQLILLDEPFAKLDQTLRQNFRDWVFNRIRALGIPALLVTHDPADRPVDDILLALETPHA; this is encoded by the coding sequence ATGAGTTTTCAGTTGCACCAATTCAGCGTTCTGCTGCATCAGACGCCGTTGTTTGCGCCGCTCGATGTATCGCTTGAAGCCGGCGACATCGCCACGGTGATGGGCCCGAGCGGTTCCGGCAAATCGACCTTGCTCGCCGCCATTTGCGGCACACTGTTGCCAGCGTTTTCCAGCCAGGGGCAGATGCGCTTAAACGGTCACGATCTGGCGGCGCTGCCGGTTGAAGCGCGCGGCGTCGGCATTCTGTTTCAGGATGACCTGTTGTTTCCGCATTTGGATGTCTATCACAACCTCGCCTTTGCGTTGCCGTCGCGACTGACCAAGGGCGAGCGTCGCTCGCAGATTGAATCGGCACTGACCAACGCGGGCTTGTCCGGCCAGGGCAAACGCGATGTCGCGACGCTGTCGGGTGGCCAGCGTGCCCGCGTCAGTTTGTTGCGCACCTTGTTGGCGGAACCGCAGTTGATCTTACTGGACGAGCCTTTCGCCAAGCTCGATCAAACCTTACGGCAGAATTTCCGCGACTGGGTGTTCAACCGCATTCGCGCGTTAGGCATTCCCGCTCTGCTGGTCACTCACGACCCAGCCGATCGCCCGGTGGATGACATCTTATTGGCTTTGGAGACACCCCATGCTTGA
- a CDS encoding branched-chain amino acid aminotransferase, with product MAAFGTVFMPQMAQTRYEGGRWSSVEIVPSDSLTLHPGAHVLHYSSTCFEGLKAFRHADGSVNLFRVDANVERLAQSSRLLNLPAIDKGQLTEMIVDLVARFKDQVPQAPGSMYIRPTHIGIEAAIGKAAAPTDSSLLYVLLSPVGEYFSGGDNGLTLLLEEDGMRCAAHMGMVKSGGNYASALTPILSAKAEFGADQVLFCPNGDVQETGAANFILIDGNEIITKGLDRSFLHGITRDSLLTLARDRGMTVSERNLSVDELLERAAKPGTEAALSGTAAVLTPVSRLIRNGESYAVGSGKPGPATTALRQALNQVQWGEAPDEHHWLTPVG from the coding sequence ATGGCCGCATTTGGAACCGTTTTTATGCCGCAGATGGCGCAGACCCGGTACGAAGGTGGACGTTGGTCGTCGGTTGAAATTGTGCCTTCCGACTCACTGACGCTGCACCCCGGCGCGCACGTTCTGCACTATTCCAGCACCTGTTTCGAGGGCCTGAAGGCGTTTCGACACGCTGACGGTTCGGTGAATCTGTTTCGAGTGGACGCCAATGTGGAGCGCCTGGCGCAAAGCAGCCGTCTGCTCAACCTGCCGGCCATCGATAAAGGTCAATTGACCGAAATGATTGTGGATCTGGTGGCGCGCTTTAAAGATCAGGTCCCGCAGGCGCCGGGTTCGATGTACATCCGTCCGACGCACATCGGCATCGAAGCTGCCATCGGCAAAGCCGCGGCACCGACCGATTCCTCGCTGCTCTATGTGCTGCTGTCGCCGGTGGGCGAGTATTTCAGCGGTGGCGACAACGGTCTGACGTTGTTGCTGGAAGAAGATGGCATGCGTTGCGCAGCGCACATGGGCATGGTCAAGAGTGGTGGCAATTACGCCTCGGCGTTAACGCCGATTTTGTCGGCCAAGGCGGAATTCGGTGCCGATCAGGTGTTGTTCTGCCCGAACGGCGACGTTCAGGAAACCGGCGCCGCCAACTTCATCCTGATCGACGGCAACGAAATCATCACCAAAGGTCTGGACCGTTCTTTCCTGCACGGCATCACCCGTGATTCGCTGCTGACATTGGCGCGTGATCGCGGCATGACTGTCAGCGAGCGCAATCTGAGCGTTGATGAACTGCTTGAACGTGCGGCCAAGCCGGGCACCGAAGCGGCCCTGTCGGGTACCGCAGCGGTGCTGACGCCGGTCAGCCGGTTGATTCGCAACGGTGAGTCTTACGCGGTGGGTTCCGGTAAACCGGGTCCAGCGACGACGGCTCTGCGCCAGGCGTTGAATCAGGTTCAGTGGGGTGAAGCGCCAGACGAACACCACTGGCTGACGCCAGTGGGCTGA
- a CDS encoding ABC transporter substrate-binding protein, whose amino-acid sequence MKRLPLIFALLSTLLGTAFADDWDDILADARGQTVYFHAWGGSQPINDYLSWVAQRVDEEYGVELQHVKVAETGAVVSQVLSEKTAGRDQNGSVDLVWINGENFAAMKANGLLFGPFTQNLPNYALVDTANKPTTRFDFTTPVDGLEAPWGMAQLVFIYDSARLDTPPSSMADLLDFAKANPGRFTYPAPPAFHGTTFIKQALLELTDTPDALYQPVEAADFDTVTAPLWAFLDELHPLMWRRGQTFTNGAPEMQRLLADGEIAISLSFNPNDASNLIATGELPDSVRTYVHDAGSIGNTHFVAIPYNSSQTAAAQVVANFLMSPEAQARKADTNVWGDPTVLALDKLDANQRGLFDALPRGVATLAPDELGAVLREPHASWVGALEQAWLERYAR is encoded by the coding sequence ATGAAACGCCTGCCGCTTATTTTCGCGCTACTCAGCACGCTGTTAGGAACCGCCTTCGCCGACGATTGGGACGACATTCTTGCCGATGCCCGAGGCCAGACGGTGTATTTCCACGCCTGGGGCGGCAGCCAGCCGATCAATGACTATTTGAGTTGGGTCGCACAACGAGTGGACGAGGAATACGGCGTCGAGTTGCAACACGTCAAAGTCGCCGAAACCGGCGCGGTGGTCAGCCAGGTGTTGTCGGAAAAAACCGCCGGGCGCGATCAAAACGGCTCGGTCGATCTGGTGTGGATCAACGGCGAAAACTTCGCCGCGATGAAAGCCAACGGTTTGCTGTTTGGCCCGTTCACGCAAAATCTGCCCAACTACGCCCTGGTCGATACCGCCAACAAACCCACCACCCGTTTTGATTTCACTACCCCGGTAGACGGCCTCGAAGCGCCCTGGGGCATGGCGCAACTGGTGTTTATCTACGACAGCGCCCGCCTCGATACACCACCATCATCAATGGCCGACTTGCTCGATTTCGCCAAAGCCAACCCCGGCCGTTTCACCTACCCGGCACCGCCGGCCTTCCACGGCACAACCTTCATTAAACAGGCGTTGCTGGAATTGACCGACACGCCGGACGCGCTGTACCAACCGGTCGAAGCCGCCGATTTCGACACCGTGACCGCGCCGCTGTGGGCGTTCCTGGACGAACTGCACCCGCTGATGTGGCGTCGCGGCCAGACCTTCACCAACGGCGCGCCGGAAATGCAGCGGCTGTTGGCCGATGGCGAAATCGCCATTTCACTCAGCTTCAACCCGAACGACGCCAGCAACCTGATCGCCACTGGCGAGTTGCCCGACAGCGTGCGCACTTATGTTCACGACGCCGGCTCCATCGGCAACACTCACTTTGTCGCCATCCCCTACAACAGCAGCCAGACCGCTGCCGCCCAAGTGGTCGCCAATTTCCTGATGTCGCCCGAAGCGCAAGCGCGCAAAGCCGACACCAACGTCTGGGGCGATCCGACCGTGCTGGCGCTCGATAAACTCGATGCTAATCAGCGTGGCTTATTCGACGCCCTGCCACGCGGCGTTGCCACTCTGGCACCGGACGAATTGGGCGCTGTGCTGCGCGAGCCGCACGCCTCCTGGGTTGGCGCGCTGGAACAAGCCTGGCTGGAACGCTACGCCCGTTGA
- the rlmE gene encoding 23S rRNA (uridine(2552)-2'-O)-methyltransferase RlmE: MARSKSSNDWLREHFDDQYVRQAQQDGYRSRASYKLIELIEKDNLLKPGMTVVDLGSAPGGWSQVAARAVGDTGFVFASDILEMDPIAGVEFIHGDFTDQAVYDALMAAIGERPVDLVISDMAPNMSGVAAVDQPAAIYLVELALEMATAILSPGGSFVAKVFHGEGFDDYVKAARQAFTRVVMRKPKSSRARSRETYLVAQGFRG, from the coding sequence GTGGCTCGATCCAAAAGCAGCAACGACTGGCTGCGCGAACACTTTGACGATCAGTACGTGCGCCAGGCGCAACAGGACGGCTATCGCAGTCGCGCCAGCTACAAACTGATCGAGTTAATAGAGAAGGACAATCTGCTCAAGCCCGGCATGACGGTGGTGGATCTGGGCTCAGCGCCTGGCGGTTGGTCGCAGGTGGCGGCCCGCGCCGTGGGCGATACGGGTTTCGTGTTCGCATCCGACATTCTGGAGATGGACCCGATTGCCGGCGTCGAATTCATTCACGGCGATTTTACCGATCAAGCGGTGTACGACGCCCTGATGGCCGCCATCGGTGAGCGTCCGGTCGATCTTGTAATCTCCGACATGGCCCCCAACATGAGCGGGGTAGCCGCGGTGGACCAACCAGCCGCCATCTATCTGGTCGAATTGGCATTGGAGATGGCAACCGCTATCCTGAGCCCCGGCGGCAGTTTCGTCGCTAAGGTGTTCCACGGAGAAGGCTTTGATGACTACGTCAAAGCGGCCCGTCAGGCATTTACACGTGTGGTGATGCGCAAGCCAAAATCATCGCGCGCCCGCTCCCGGGAAACCTATCTGGTCGCCCAGGGGTTTCGGGGATAA
- the glnE gene encoding bifunctional [glutamate--ammonia ligase]-adenylyl-L-tyrosine phosphorylase/[glutamate--ammonia-ligase] adenylyltransferase, whose protein sequence is MSELPNPFAEHPVWADLAAEQQRWLSRSMHCSPWLAQWLDGRDDDWAPFATSLNAEVNATGELAALSAGWTLDDEAQVMRDLRLWRNRQLARLIVRDANGLSTVRETALAVSDLADAAIAAALDYAQRFWSAQWGEPGPSEFGETHQQLVVLAMGKHGARELNLSSDIDLIFAFPSEGETANGHSHEAFFTRVGRKLIQLLDTRTEDGFVFRVDMRLRPWGQSGALVSNFNAMARYYTQQGREWERYAMIKARPVTGVVAAQAALMAELKPFVYRRYVDFQALGALRRLKDLIQKEVRRQGLEDNIKLGRGGIREVEFIAQAFQLIRGGQDADLQQTGTWPVLALLAGEGYLPAKVVTELTDGYDFLRDLEHRIQALHDEQTQRLPADQTDLERLALSLNLADVETLLAQLDHHRQRIHHHFNQVIADDSDADAGVDARWQQFWQQPEQVPDGVSVLAAEAIRAFHDEPAVARLGGESRANLDRLMPLLLTELARNEQLEQGFLAIRPILEAVLRRSVYFVLLAENPAALRELCRLAPASPWIAQTLENKPYLLDELTDPDSLYRLPDRIELRDELHQMLLRIPGDDLEQQMEVMRHFRHGRVLRAAACEVTNALPLMNISDYLAWVGEVVVEQALALAWQPMVERHGRPSRDNGDWCELDFGVIAYGKMGGLELSYESDLDLVFLHDAASQGETEGPKVIDNPVFMARLGQKLIHLLSAQTPSGSLYEVDARLRPSGNSGLLVSSLAAFEKYQQEKAWTWEHQALVRARFIAGDPAVQQRFEQIRAATLCRVRDRATLRQDVVEMRAKMTEHLSSGDNTMFDIKQDAGGIVDVEFMVQYGVLSWASDYPELTRWSDNIRCLEQLHRVGYLDQAEHRRLLSAYLVLRREVHRRILERQGNRLDGAEVSDELAAVRAAVMNCWQALMETEPRQPKR, encoded by the coding sequence ATGTCTGAGCTGCCCAATCCTTTTGCTGAACATCCCGTCTGGGCCGACTTAGCCGCTGAGCAACAACGGTGGTTGTCGCGCTCCATGCATTGCAGCCCCTGGCTGGCGCAATGGCTGGACGGTCGCGATGACGACTGGGCACCGTTCGCAACCAGTCTTAACGCCGAAGTGAATGCTACTGGAGAGTTGGCGGCCTTGAGCGCCGGCTGGACGCTCGACGATGAAGCGCAGGTGATGCGCGATCTGCGTCTGTGGCGCAACCGTCAGTTGGCGCGCCTGATCGTTCGCGATGCCAATGGCCTGAGCACGGTGCGCGAAACGGCGCTCGCTGTGTCGGACCTGGCCGATGCCGCCATCGCCGCCGCACTGGATTACGCCCAACGATTCTGGTCTGCGCAATGGGGCGAGCCGGGGCCGTCTGAATTTGGCGAAACCCATCAGCAACTGGTGGTGTTGGCGATGGGCAAACACGGCGCGCGCGAACTGAATCTGTCGTCCGACATCGATCTGATTTTCGCCTTTCCCAGCGAAGGTGAAACGGCCAACGGCCACAGCCACGAAGCCTTTTTTACCCGCGTCGGCCGCAAGCTGATTCAACTGCTCGACACCCGCACCGAAGACGGCTTTGTGTTCCGCGTCGATATGCGCTTGCGCCCCTGGGGCCAAAGCGGCGCGCTGGTCAGCAACTTCAACGCCATGGCGCGCTATTACACCCAGCAAGGTCGTGAATGGGAGCGCTACGCCATGATCAAGGCGCGGCCGGTGACGGGTGTCGTGGCGGCGCAGGCGGCCTTGATGGCCGAACTGAAACCCTTTGTCTATCGCCGCTACGTCGATTTCCAGGCGCTGGGCGCTTTGCGTCGATTGAAGGATTTGATTCAGAAAGAAGTGCGCCGTCAGGGTCTGGAAGACAACATCAAACTCGGCCGTGGCGGCATTCGCGAAGTGGAATTTATCGCTCAGGCATTTCAACTGATTCGCGGCGGCCAGGATGCCGATTTACAACAGACCGGCACCTGGCCGGTGCTGGCGCTGCTTGCTGGCGAAGGGTATTTGCCTGCCAAGGTCGTGACCGAACTGACCGACGGCTACGATTTCCTGCGCGATCTGGAACACCGGATTCAAGCCCTGCACGACGAACAAACCCAGCGGCTGCCAGCCGATCAAACCGACCTGGAACGGCTGGCGTTGAGTCTGAACCTGGCCGATGTCGAGACGCTGCTTGCGCAACTGGATCATCATCGGCAACGCATCCACCATCATTTCAATCAAGTGATTGCCGACGACAGCGATGCCGACGCCGGAGTGGACGCGCGCTGGCAGCAGTTCTGGCAACAGCCGGAGCAAGTGCCCGACGGCGTGTCCGTGCTGGCGGCCGAGGCGATACGCGCTTTCCACGACGAACCGGCGGTGGCGCGATTGGGCGGAGAAAGCCGCGCCAATCTGGATCGATTGATGCCCTTGTTGCTGACCGAATTGGCGCGCAACGAACAGCTCGAACAAGGCTTTTTAGCCATTCGTCCGATTCTCGAAGCGGTGCTGCGGCGCAGCGTCTATTTCGTCTTGCTGGCGGAAAACCCGGCGGCGTTGCGCGAGTTGTGTCGGCTGGCACCGGCGTCGCCCTGGATCGCCCAGACGCTGGAAAACAAACCGTATTTGCTTGACGAATTGACCGATCCGGACAGCCTGTACCGGTTGCCCGATCGCATCGAACTTCGCGACGAACTGCATCAAATGCTGCTGCGCATTCCTGGCGACGATCTGGAACAGCAGATGGAAGTGATGCGCCATTTTCGCCACGGCCGGGTGTTGCGGGCGGCGGCTTGTGAAGTCACCAACGCGTTGCCGTTGATGAACATTTCGGATTATCTCGCCTGGGTCGGCGAAGTCGTGGTTGAGCAGGCGTTGGCGCTGGCCTGGCAACCCATGGTTGAGCGTCACGGCCGCCCCAGTCGCGACAACGGCGATTGGTGCGAGCTGGATTTCGGCGTGATCGCCTACGGCAAAATGGGCGGGCTGGAGTTGTCGTATGAATCCGATCTCGATTTGGTGTTTCTGCACGACGCGGCCAGCCAGGGTGAAACCGAAGGGCCGAAGGTGATCGACAACCCGGTGTTTATGGCGCGGCTGGGGCAGAAACTGATTCATTTGCTGTCGGCGCAGACGCCCTCGGGCAGCCTCTACGAAGTGGATGCGCGGCTGCGGCCGTCGGGCAATTCCGGGCTTCTGGTCAGTTCGCTGGCGGCGTTCGAAAAATATCAGCAGGAAAAAGCCTGGACCTGGGAACACCAGGCGTTGGTGCGGGCGCGGTTTATCGCCGGTGATCCGGCGGTGCAGCAACGTTTTGAGCAGATTCGCGCGGCGACGCTGTGCCGGGTGCGCGACCGAGCGACATTGCGTCAGGATGTGGTCGAGATGCGCGCCAAAATGACCGAGCATTTAAGCAGTGGCGACAACACAATGTTCGATATAAAGCAGGATGCCGGCGGTATCGTCGATGTGGAATTTATGGTGCAATACGGCGTCTTATCCTGGGCTTCCGACTACCCGGAACTGACGCGCTGGTCGGACAACATTCGTTGTCTGGAACAGCTGCATCGGGTCGGGTATCTGGACCAAGCAGAGCACCGTCGGCTGCTGTCCGCCTATCTGGTTCTGCGCCGCGAGGTGCATCGCCGTATCCTTGAGCGCCAAGGCAATCGTCTGGACGGCGCTGAGGTCAGTGACGAACTGGCGGCGGTTCGCGCCGCGGTGATGAATTGCTGGCAAGCCCTGATGGAAACCGAACCCCGACAGCCCAAACGCTGA
- a CDS encoding CDP-alcohol phosphatidyltransferase family protein, which translates to MLDRWSLALIKGPLNAAAKPLARRHISANQVSVTGFAIGLAALPLLAFECYSWALLAIALNRLADGLDGELARLTAPSDSGAFLDIVLDFLFYAAVIAGFALARPDTNALPAALLLFGFMGTGSSFLAFAILAERRGLTSMRYPSKGFYYLSGITEGTETIGFFVLMCLLPDAFAWIAGLFFVLCVITTATRVIGGFHSLRA; encoded by the coding sequence ATGCTTGATCGCTGGTCACTGGCGCTGATCAAAGGTCCGCTCAACGCCGCCGCCAAACCCCTGGCTCGACGCCACATCAGCGCCAACCAAGTGTCGGTGACCGGCTTTGCCATCGGTCTGGCAGCGCTGCCGTTGCTGGCATTTGAATGCTACAGCTGGGCGTTATTGGCGATTGCGTTGAACCGCCTGGCCGATGGCCTCGATGGCGAACTGGCCCGGCTCACCGCACCGAGTGACAGCGGCGCCTTTCTCGACATCGTGCTCGACTTTTTGTTTTACGCCGCCGTTATCGCCGGTTTCGCACTGGCCCGCCCCGACACCAACGCCTTGCCGGCCGCGTTATTGCTGTTCGGTTTTATGGGCACCGGCAGCAGTTTTCTGGCGTTTGCTATTCTGGCGGAACGACGCGGCCTGACCAGCATGCGCTACCCGAGCAAGGGTTTTTACTATTTAAGCGGCATTACCGAAGGCACTGAAACGATCGGATTTTTTGTGTTGATGTGCCTGTTGCCCGACGCCTTTGCATGGATCGCCGGCCTGTTTTTCGTACTCTGTGTGATCACCACGGCAACGCGCGTGATTGGAGGCTTCCACAGCCTGCGCGCCTGA
- a CDS encoding ABC transporter permease: protein MPTLILAVFLIPVGVGLAGTWLPAFGWFPALGQRQFTVQPWHDLFAYPGVSKAVGLTLLSGLGSAVLALSMCLLLLIAFYPSALFRRIERLLAPILSVPHAAFAIGLGFLIAPSGWLVRLFASATGWPEYPPNWLTFQDPWGLSLLFVLTLKEAPFLLFMALASLPALKVRETLWLGRSLGYGRAKIWLTLLWPPLFSRLRLPFYAVVAYNLSVVDLALIAGPTTPPTLAVLVNRLFNDPDLLWRLPGAAGATALLLLTVLVIVTLRSLEPLVRAWRLQAVRSGRRRQTSMMLTTVAALALGIAALAYGGALVVLVLWSLAGQWRFPAALPAFSLRFWQQAPEQLGSALWLTLSTGLSAAVIALVLVIAALENEVRLRYQNVQFNTQRLLWLLYLPLLVPQIAFLFGFQVSLIWLNLDRHWWVLVWSHLVFVLPYTFLTLSGPYRAFDDRYTWLGLTLSGSRWRTWFGIKLGMLWRPIGYTLATGFAVSVAQYLPTLFIGGGRFATLTTEAVSLASGSDRRTAAAYALAQQGLPLIGFALAALAVGWRYRRHRALQQDGALSR from the coding sequence GTGCCAACGCTGATCCTGGCCGTGTTTCTGATTCCCGTCGGTGTCGGCCTGGCCGGCACCTGGCTGCCGGCCTTCGGTTGGTTTCCGGCGCTGGGGCAGCGTCAATTCACAGTGCAGCCCTGGCACGATCTGTTTGCTTATCCGGGTGTGTCCAAAGCCGTTGGCCTGACGCTGCTGTCTGGCCTGGGTTCGGCGGTGCTGGCGTTGTCGATGTGTTTGTTGCTGCTGATCGCCTTTTATCCGTCGGCGTTGTTTCGCCGAATTGAACGCCTGCTCGCGCCCATTCTTTCGGTACCGCACGCGGCTTTCGCCATCGGCCTGGGGTTTCTGATCGCGCCCAGCGGCTGGCTGGTACGGCTCTTTGCCAGCGCCACCGGCTGGCCGGAATACCCGCCCAATTGGCTGACCTTTCAAGACCCCTGGGGTCTCAGTTTGCTGTTCGTGCTGACGCTGAAAGAAGCGCCGTTTTTGCTGTTTATGGCGCTGGCATCGCTGCCGGCTTTAAAAGTCCGCGAAACGCTCTGGCTGGGCCGCAGCCTGGGCTACGGCCGCGCCAAAATCTGGCTGACGCTGTTGTGGCCGCCACTGTTCAGTCGGCTGCGACTGCCGTTTTATGCGGTGGTGGCGTACAACCTCTCGGTGGTCGATCTGGCGTTAATTGCCGGACCGACCACACCGCCAACGCTGGCGGTGCTGGTCAACCGACTGTTTAACGACCCGGACTTGTTGTGGCGTCTGCCCGGTGCAGCCGGCGCAACCGCCTTGTTGTTACTGACCGTTCTGGTGATTGTCACGCTGCGCAGCCTGGAACCGCTGGTACGCGCCTGGCGCTTGCAGGCCGTGCGCTCAGGTCGGCGTCGCCAGACCTCGATGATGTTAACAACCGTCGCAGCGCTGGCACTGGGCATCGCTGCATTGGCCTATGGCGGCGCGCTTGTCGTTTTGGTGCTCTGGTCGCTGGCCGGCCAGTGGCGTTTTCCGGCGGCGCTGCCTGCGTTCAGTCTGCGTTTTTGGCAACAGGCGCCGGAACAGTTGGGCTCGGCACTGTGGCTGACGCTCAGTACCGGCTTGAGCGCGGCCGTCATCGCTTTGGTGTTGGTCATCGCTGCACTGGAAAACGAAGTGCGGCTGCGCTACCAAAACGTCCAGTTCAATACTCAGCGATTATTGTGGCTGTTGTATCTGCCGTTGCTGGTGCCGCAAATTGCGTTTTTGTTCGGTTTTCAGGTCAGCCTGATCTGGCTGAACCTGGACCGGCATTGGTGGGTGCTGGTGTGGTCGCATCTGGTGTTTGTGCTGCCCTACACCTTTTTAACGCTGAGTGGGCCGTACCGCGCCTTTGATGATCGCTACACCTGGCTTGGTCTGACGCTCAGCGGTTCGCGCTGGCGCACCTGGTTCGGCATCAAGCTGGGCATGTTGTGGCGGCCCATCGGCTATACGCTGGCGACGGGCTTTGCCGTCTCCGTCGCGCAATATCTGCCCACGCTGTTTATCGGCGGTGGCCGTTTTGCCACCCTGACCACCGAAGCCGTCAGTCTCGCCAGCGGCAGCGACCGCCGAACCGCAGCCGCCTACGCACTCGCGCAGCAGGGCTTGCCGCTGATCGGCTTCGCCTTGGCGGCACTCGCCGTCGGCTGGCGTTATCGGCGCCATCGCGCCCTGCAACAGGATGGAGCCTTATCCCGATGA